One uncultured Draconibacterium sp. genomic window, CAGTCCATCATTCATCATTTCAGGTACCTGGTAGTGGAAGTCAATTTTATGCAGAAGTCCCTGGCAGCTGGTATCCGTTAGCAGAAAAAGGATCAGTACGAATACGTTGATTTTAATTGTTAGTAGTTTCATTTTGTTCTGTTTTTGTGAATTTTCGTTGGTGTAAAGGTCCGGAAAATCATGATGCACTTTTTCATTTATTCAGAATGCATCCAATTTCCCGTTTTCAGAAACAGCTACTTTAACATCTCTGCTATTACCGGACGAGTGGATTGAATTCTTGCATAATCCAGTTTAAGTCCCAGTGGCTCATACACTTTTCCAAAGTAGTCGTATATTCCTTTTACGGCTTCAAAAGGCACCAAAACTGATTCAACAGCAGTTGAGCCTGCGTTGTTTCGAATTGTTTTATCGGCACCATTTGCCAACAGTGTTTTAACAACTTTGGTACGGCAGAAAAAAGCAGCAGTGTGCAGCGCGGTAGATCCGTCGTTGTTGGTAACACTTAAATCGGCTCCGGCATTTATTAGTTCCAAAGCAATTTCGGTTTGGTTAAATACACAGGCAGTCATTAATGGACTTGATCCTCCTGCAGGTTCTTTCTCGTTAAGGTCAGCACCCGATTTTATTAATTGTTTGATGGCTTCGAGCTTGCCGGATATTACGGCGGCGTGCATACTTTGGGTGTTTTGAGTTACTGAGCTTTCCAGTTCTGTGTTTGTGTTTTGTTCTTTGCCGGTAGTTTCGGGATATACTCTGAATGCAGCCCCTATAATTAAAACTACCATAACTGTTGTTGCAATTGTTTTCATATTTACTTGTTTTTGTTTTGTTAATCGCCACGAATAAATAAGCATATTCGATAAGGCAAATGTGCTGAGTGTAAGTATCAAATATTTAAGCATTACAGGAATTGCAAAATCCATTAGAAACAGGGCAACAACTCCTAAAACGATTGTATGAATAATATAAACTGAATACGAATTCCGGTTGAGTTCGTTCGTTAAAGCATTGGTTTTGTTAAAGCTGTAACGAAATGCGTAAACCATAACATATAAAAAGCTAAGCTGCGAAAGCAGTGCAGTAAGGTAATAAACCACACGGTCGGCGAACTCAGAAATATAATAGAAGTTACGGCTTGGATCGATTAAATTAAAAAAGATATTTAAGGCTACTGCGGTAAAAATACCAAGGGCAATTGTAAGAACCACATTTGCAATTATGTACAGTTTTTTGTTTTTAGCAGTGCTTTCAAAAACCTTGTGTTTGTAACAAAGTGTGCCCAGCAGAAACGCCATAAAATACAGCAGCAATCTTTCTCGCTGAAAGTGCAGAAGCGCAGAATCGAACCAGCCTTTTAATCCCAGTGAAGAGATTGCAACACTATAAATAACTCCGAGCACAAAAGTGAGAATCACACCGGTTTTTAAGGAAATATTAAACGATAGGATTCTGGTTTTTGATAAAGCCAGGTAGATAATCTGGAAGAGAAAAAGTACCGGTAAAAACCACAGCCAGTTTTGGGCAGGATTATTGGCATAAAAACTTAAATCCGTTCCGGTTCTCTGAAAAAAATGAAAGTAAGTAACCCATTCTTCCTGCTGTAAACCTCTTGAAAAAAGGAAGATAAATTTATAGGCCGGAATTAATGTGAATACTGCAATTATCCATGGCAGATAAATTCGTTTAAATTTTGACTTAATAAATTCAAGCGCCGATTTGCTTTTTGCCGAAATCGGAACAAAATATCCGGAGATAAAAAAGATCGTAAACATTACAAAAAGGTCTAAATACATACGTATCAAACCAATTGATTCGTTTTTTACAGGATCGTTTACGATCCAACTGTTGTTTAGTACCGATTCGTAAACCAATCCGGAATGCAGAACTACTACCAAAAAAATGAGAAAAGTTCTAAGGTTGTCTAAAAAATTAATTCGAGTTTTCATTGTCTTCTATTTTTTGAATTTTTCGATAGTGTAAAGGTCTTTCAAAGCGCGATGCAGGTACAATCAACTATGCGGAGGAATAAATCAAGTTTGCTGAAGCGCTTTAAATTATGATGCATGCATATAAATTATGACGCAAACCGTGAATTTTAAGCGAAAAAAAGGGAAGTAAAACTTATTTCGTATTTTTAAAAAAAATTACCGTTTTAGTACAGTCAATTCACAACTATGCCAAATTCGCGCTCGGATAAAAACGACTTTATTGAGAAAATAACCCTGATAATCGAAGAAAACATTTCGAACGAACAGTTTGGTGTTTCGGAGTTGGCTGATGCGATAGGGATGAGTCGGTCGAATTTACTTCGAAAGGTTAAAAAACATACCGATCTTTCGGTGAGTCAGTTTATTCGGAATATCCGGCTGACCCTGGCAAAGGAGCTTTTGGAAGATACCTCGTATACTGTTTCCGAGATTTCGTACAAAGTGGGTTTTGGAAGTCCATCGTATTTTATTAAATGTTTTGGCGATTTATATGGTTACCCGCCAGGAGAGACCACCAAAATGGAGCAGGAAGAAGTTGCAACAGAAGTTCCGGAAATTAAATCGGTTAAGACGAAGGGCTGGTTGAAATGGACTTTAATCGGCTTGCTTGTAATCGTTTTTGGCTATTTGATTTCAATATCGGGTGTGTTCGAAAGTGAAACATCGACGGCAGCTAAAACGAAACCGGCTAAAAAGTCGATTGCTGTTTTACCTTTTATAAATGATAGCAACGACTCATCAAATGTATATTTCATAAATGGATTGATGGAATCCACGCTTAATAACCTTCAGAAAATAGAAGATCTGCGGGTGATCAGTCGGACTTCGGTGGAGAAATACCGGAGGAATTTAATAACGACTCCCGAAATTGCAAAAGAATTGGATGTGACTTACCTGATTGAAGGCAGCGGGCAAAAAATCGGGAATCAGATTTTACTGAACATTCAACTGATTGAAGCGGCCACTGATAATCATTTGTGGAG contains:
- a CDS encoding acyltransferase family protein, with protein sequence MKTRINFLDNLRTFLIFLVVVLHSGLVYESVLNNSWIVNDPVKNESIGLIRMYLDLFVMFTIFFISGYFVPISAKSKSALEFIKSKFKRIYLPWIIAVFTLIPAYKFIFLFSRGLQQEEWVTYFHFFQRTGTDLSFYANNPAQNWLWFLPVLFLFQIIYLALSKTRILSFNISLKTGVILTFVLGVIYSVAISSLGLKGWFDSALLHFQRERLLLYFMAFLLGTLCYKHKVFESTAKNKKLYIIANVVLTIALGIFTAVALNIFFNLIDPSRNFYYISEFADRVVYYLTALLSQLSFLYVMVYAFRYSFNKTNALTNELNRNSYSVYIIHTIVLGVVALFLMDFAIPVMLKYLILTLSTFALSNMLIYSWRLTKQKQVNMKTIATTVMVVLIIGAAFRVYPETTGKEQNTNTELESSVTQNTQSMHAAVISGKLEAIKQLIKSGADLNEKEPAGGSSPLMTACVFNQTEIALELINAGADLSVTNNDGSTALHTAAFFCRTKVVKTLLANGADKTIRNNAGSTAVESVLVPFEAVKGIYDYFGKVYEPLGLKLDYARIQSTRPVIAEMLK